TTCCTGGAGGATGCCGTAAACAATGGATTTTTAAAAGCGAACAACAATCGGATGAACTTCTACTTAATGTGGGCCAATCACGATGCAACAACATATTGGGACGTAGATAATCCCAATATAGATTCAGTTATCTGGGATGGAGAAGTGAACAGGGAACAATTTAACATTGTGGTGGACCGGGTCATTTCACGCTATTTTAAAGAACCTTCCTATTTAAAGATAAACGATGAACCTGTCTTCTGCATTTACGAGTTAAATACACTCATCCATGGTTTAGGAGGGGCTGAAAAAACCAAAGAGGCGTTGGATTATTTCACCCGGAAAACGAAAGAGGCCGGATTTTCAGGACTGCATTTGCAAGCTGTTTTATGGGGAGCATTACCCTCAACCCTTGTGGGGGTACCCGGAGACAGTATAGAGAGTCAGAACAAAGTACTGGAATTTTTCGGATTCAAAAGCTTAACAAACTATTGTTGGGCTCACCTGCAAAATCCTGACGGAGATTACGAAGTGTGGGGAGATGCATCCACCGGTATGTGGGATAAATTCAACAACGACTTTTCCATGACCTATTTCCCAAATGTAACAATCAGCTGGGACGCCAATCCTCGTTTTCTTTTTAAAGCAGGATACATAGATAACTCCACACCTCAAAAGTTTGAGAAGTATCTGATTAAAGCAAAAAAGTTTGTCGACAACAACTCCATCGAACCCAAAATAATTACCTTAAACGCATGGAACGAATGGTCGGAAGGGAGTTACCTGGAACCGGACACTGTTTGGGAATACGGATATCTGGAAGCTGTAAAACATGTTTTCCCCGGAAATAATAACCAATGACCTAAAAGAAAGAATGAGACCTATTTTAATCGTTTGTATTTTAACTATTAGCTTGTTCAGTACCTATGCTCAGGAAGATTTCTATAAAGCGTACCGACAAGAATGGCTCCAAAAGGCTGAAGACAACAAACCCCAGCTAGTGATTACTGAAAAGAAACCCGTCCGGGTAATCAACATTGTCCGCGATGAAAATTCTTTTCAACACTGGAAAATTGTTCCTCATTCAGCTATCGATTCATTTTACTCCACCACATTCAAAAAAAATCAATCGACGATCCTCGATTTCAAGGAACATATAACCGGTTATTTTACGTTTTCTATTCGCCCTACCAACATAACCCCGGATGCTCCATTGCGGTTAAAATTCACATTCGGTGAAGTGCCATCGGAACTGGCAGTATCCTTTGAGCCATACACGGGTAGTTTAAGTAGAGCCTGGCTTCAGGATGAAACCGTCACGGTTACTGCCTTGCCACAAACGATAACCATACCCCGGCGCCTCTCTTTCAGGTATGTTAAAATTGAACTGATCGCGTCACCTTCGTATGATTTTTATGTATCGGATATAAAGTGTAATGCCGGTACTTCAGTAACCTCTGTACCACAAGAA
This portion of the Petrimonas sulfuriphila genome encodes:
- a CDS encoding glycoside hydrolase family 99-like domain-containing protein; translated protein: MRTFKFSLNLFLFLVALLISSCTSNNRKNNGQESEYILAAFYWPAYHYEPRAEFLFPDKKGEWEIIYNAVPKEEGHQQPKVPLWGYLDEADPEDMGKKIDAALDYGVNTFIFDWYWYENKPFLEDAVNNGFLKANNNRMNFYLMWANHDATTYWDVDNPNIDSVIWDGEVNREQFNIVVDRVISRYFKEPSYLKINDEPVFCIYELNTLIHGLGGAEKTKEALDYFTRKTKEAGFSGLHLQAVLWGALPSTLVGVPGDSIESQNKVLEFFGFKSLTNYCWAHLQNPDGDYEVWGDASTGMWDKFNNDFSMTYFPNVTISWDANPRFLFKAGYIDNSTPQKFEKYLIKAKKFVDNNSIEPKIITLNAWNEWSEGSYLEPDTVWEYGYLEAVKHVFPGNNNQ